In Symmachiella dynata, the following are encoded in one genomic region:
- a CDS encoding biotin/lipoyl-containing protein → MAVAIVVPPLGLEGQPLQVSLWFVDVGQEVLAGDRLVEVMLPGMTFDISATCNGTLAAIDVREGASIAEGETLGRIHPA, encoded by the coding sequence ATGGCCGTTGCGATCGTTGTCCCCCCACTCGGACTCGAAGGTCAACCGCTGCAGGTGAGCCTCTGGTTTGTGGATGTCGGTCAGGAGGTGCTCGCCGGGGACCGCCTGGTGGAAGTCATGCTGCCCGGCATGACGTTTGACATCTCAGCCACCTGCAATGGGACTTTGGCCGCGATTGATGTTCGCGAAGGGGCATCGATTGCCGAAGGGGAGACGTTGGGGAGAATTCACCCCGCATAG
- the argH gene encoding argininosuccinate lyase: protein MAAKAWGGRFAQATDPRVEKFTESISFDARLAPYDIQGSQAHATMLAHVGLISDDERDQIVATLDEIGGQIAAGQLPFRTELEDIHMHVESALTEKLGDIGRRLHTGRSRNDQVSTDLRLYVRDAIGQIDGLLRDLQSAFVARCERDADVVLPAYTHLQRAQPVLAAHYWLAYCEKFGRDRARLQDCLKRVNICSLGAAALAGTSLPIDRQMTADLLGFTAVAGNSLDVSSDRDFLVEFTFCLSLIAAHLSTWAEEWIIWFTTEFGFLKLPDAYTTGSSIMPQKRNPDVLELIRGKSARPIAAVGQLLVLIKGLPMAYNRDLQEDKLAAFDAHDTVSACLELAAAVVEGAELQRDTINARIEEGFLDATTLMEYLIKQGVPMRTGHETVGKLVALCESKSCKLADLSLTELQNACDKISDDVYGVLGTANAIAAFQSHGSGGKAPVAQRIKYWRAELKM from the coding sequence GTGGCTGCAAAAGCCTGGGGTGGTCGGTTTGCTCAAGCGACCGATCCGCGCGTGGAAAAATTCACCGAGTCGATCAGTTTCGATGCCAGATTGGCCCCCTACGATATTCAGGGGTCACAAGCGCATGCGACCATGTTGGCGCACGTCGGTCTGATCAGTGACGACGAGCGGGATCAAATCGTCGCGACGCTCGATGAGATCGGCGGGCAGATCGCCGCCGGCCAACTTCCCTTCCGTACGGAGTTGGAAGATATCCACATGCACGTCGAGTCGGCTCTCACTGAAAAACTGGGCGACATTGGACGCCGACTCCACACCGGCCGTAGCCGCAACGATCAGGTCTCCACTGATCTCAGGCTGTATGTCCGTGACGCCATCGGCCAAATCGACGGGCTGCTCCGCGATTTGCAATCCGCCTTTGTCGCCCGCTGTGAGCGTGATGCCGATGTCGTACTGCCCGCCTACACGCATCTGCAACGCGCGCAGCCGGTCTTAGCTGCGCATTATTGGTTGGCTTATTGCGAAAAATTCGGCCGCGATCGCGCTCGATTGCAAGATTGTCTCAAGCGCGTGAACATCTGCTCGCTCGGGGCAGCGGCGCTGGCGGGGACGTCGCTGCCCATCGATCGCCAAATGACGGCCGACCTGCTGGGCTTTACCGCTGTGGCCGGCAATAGCCTGGATGTCTCCAGCGACCGCGATTTTCTGGTGGAGTTCACGTTCTGCCTGTCATTGATCGCCGCGCATCTGAGTACCTGGGCTGAGGAGTGGATCATTTGGTTCACGACCGAGTTTGGTTTTCTCAAACTGCCCGATGCGTACACAACCGGTTCGTCGATCATGCCGCAAAAGCGCAATCCCGATGTATTGGAATTGATCCGCGGCAAATCGGCCCGCCCCATCGCTGCTGTTGGGCAATTGCTGGTACTGATCAAAGGCCTGCCGATGGCTTACAACCGCGACTTGCAAGAAGACAAACTGGCAGCCTTCGACGCCCACGACACCGTCTCGGCCTGTTTGGAATTGGCTGCCGCCGTTGTCGAGGGAGCCGAACTGCAGCGCGACACGATCAACGCCCGCATCGAAGAGGGTTTCTTAGATGCGACGACCTTGATGGAGTACCTGATCAAACAAGGCGTTCCCATGCGCACGGGCCACGAAACGGTCGGCAAACTGGTCGCACTGTGCGAATCCAAATCCTGCAAACTCGCCGACCTCTCACTGACGGAATTACAAAACGCCTGCGATAAAATCAGCGACGATGTCTACGGTGTCCTCGGCACAGCCAACGCCATCGCCGCCTTCCAAAGTCACGGTTCCGGCGGCAAAGCACCGGTGGCACAGCGGATCAAGTATTGGCGAGCCGAGTTAAAAATGTAG
- a CDS encoding AAA family ATPase: MNNIFAAGGWFLWGLFVTGYIYQRIFSGKKVRKRWGRDGETLTADLIRRHFRRDEFDDLTISERLFPFRVRADLQRAIDEIFNDSSKVSHFCGIKKEYSHDGITLSACMVGSDHYAATAVPPQYEEVDVGEESPIRCLKTGLWFLETNDQRYVVLLSSAERFGRVTGVQFQIATENCPAGTQIAQQFFRHLEEFVSTAGCYRGKVLSLEQTDHSYSGESSGISVHKLRTVSREQVVLPSHTLDLLDRNVIQFSQRRSQLSKFQQSTKKGILFYGPPGTGKTHTIHYLADALQEHTTLLITAEQIGLLSEYMTLARLLQPSIVVIEDADLIARDREDLNSCEEVILNRLLNEMDGLKEDIDVLFILTTNRPEKLEQALASRPGRIDQAIEFPYPDEVGRAKLVQLYAAAIQLDDELINLVVKRTEGVSAAFIKELMRRALQFQLERPDAECLTSSDVEAALDEMLFIGGKLNQKLLGGDAVTDRAVGFRSDP; encoded by the coding sequence ATGAACAACATTTTCGCGGCTGGTGGGTGGTTTCTATGGGGGCTATTTGTCACCGGGTATATCTATCAGCGGATATTTTCAGGCAAGAAAGTTCGAAAACGCTGGGGTAGGGATGGCGAGACGCTCACGGCGGATTTGATTCGACGGCACTTTCGGCGCGATGAATTCGACGACTTAACGATATCTGAGCGTCTCTTCCCATTTCGTGTCCGCGCGGACTTACAACGGGCCATCGACGAAATTTTTAATGACTCATCAAAGGTCTCGCATTTTTGCGGTATCAAGAAAGAATACTCGCACGACGGGATTACTCTTTCTGCCTGCATGGTTGGCAGCGACCACTATGCAGCGACCGCAGTACCGCCACAATACGAGGAGGTTGACGTCGGCGAAGAATCTCCGATTCGGTGCCTAAAGACAGGACTGTGGTTCTTGGAGACCAACGATCAGCGTTACGTCGTTTTGCTTTCATCGGCGGAGCGGTTCGGGCGGGTAACCGGAGTGCAGTTTCAGATCGCCACTGAGAATTGTCCGGCAGGCACGCAGATTGCCCAACAGTTTTTCCGGCATTTGGAAGAGTTTGTATCGACGGCCGGGTGTTACCGTGGGAAGGTCTTGTCGCTAGAACAAACTGACCACTCGTATTCTGGCGAATCAAGCGGGATTTCAGTGCACAAGCTACGAACAGTTTCTCGTGAACAGGTGGTACTACCGTCGCACACGTTAGACTTATTGGACCGCAACGTCATTCAGTTTTCGCAACGGCGGTCCCAACTATCGAAATTTCAGCAGTCGACCAAAAAGGGGATCCTGTTCTATGGACCGCCTGGAACTGGAAAAACCCATACGATTCACTATCTCGCCGATGCACTTCAGGAACACACGACCCTGTTGATCACCGCTGAACAAATTGGACTGCTTAGCGAATACATGACTCTTGCCCGACTGCTGCAGCCCAGTATCGTGGTCATTGAAGACGCGGATTTAATTGCGCGCGACCGTGAGGACTTAAACAGTTGCGAGGAGGTCATTCTCAATCGGCTACTCAATGAAATGGACGGCCTCAAAGAAGATATCGATGTCCTGTTCATCTTGACGACAAATCGACCCGAGAAATTAGAACAAGCGTTAGCATCAAGACCGGGTCGTATCGACCAGGCGATAGAGTTTCCTTATCCCGATGAGGTAGGACGCGCTAAATTAGTGCAACTCTATGCGGCGGCGATTCAATTGGATGATGAGCTAATCAACTTGGTCGTCAAGCGGACTGAAGGCGTTAGCGCAGCATTTATCAAAGAATTGATGCGACGGGCTTTGCAGTTTCAATTGGAACGCCCAGATGCCGAGTGTCTTACCTCCTCCGACGTTGAAGCTGCCCTCGACGAAATGCTGTTTATTGGTGGTAAGTTAAACCAAAAACTGCTAGGTGGCGACGCCGTAACCGACCGCGCTGTGGGCTTCCGATCCGATCCATAA
- a CDS encoding DUF1571 domain-containing protein encodes MGQLRQLRVTGFLVQLFTSRTTIAIAITAGMMGMAACEALGQDAPKEHPLVKPLKIVRQSRKALDGVKDYTATFSKKERLGRGGRQLLSQTMRMKFREEPFSVYFFFQNKDAAGREVIFVNGRNNNQLVVHEGSGIKSLVGTLTFAPTASEVMKENRYPITKVGLKNMVDKVIAQWEGESKFRESTVKYYNSAKLGNVDCMAIECSHPTPRRQFTYHMTRVYIDKKSKLLVRVEQYGWPSRAGQQPPIVEEFTYSDIKTNVGLRDADFDRRNPQYNF; translated from the coding sequence ATGGGACAGTTAAGGCAGTTGCGGGTCACTGGTTTCTTAGTACAACTCTTTACGTCTCGGACCACGATTGCCATTGCGATCACCGCTGGCATGATGGGGATGGCCGCATGTGAAGCACTCGGTCAAGACGCCCCCAAAGAGCACCCGCTGGTCAAGCCGCTGAAAATCGTCCGTCAAAGCCGCAAAGCACTCGACGGCGTTAAGGACTACACCGCGACGTTCTCGAAAAAAGAACGCCTGGGACGCGGCGGCCGCCAACTGTTGTCGCAAACCATGCGGATGAAATTTCGCGAAGAACCTTTCAGCGTCTACTTTTTCTTCCAAAACAAGGACGCTGCCGGTCGCGAAGTGATTTTCGTCAACGGCCGCAATAACAACCAACTGGTCGTTCATGAAGGCAGCGGCATCAAGTCGCTCGTTGGCACACTCACCTTTGCTCCGACCGCCAGTGAAGTGATGAAAGAAAACCGCTATCCGATCACCAAGGTCGGTTTGAAAAACATGGTGGACAAAGTCATCGCGCAGTGGGAAGGCGAATCCAAGTTTCGCGAATCGACCGTCAAATACTACAACAGCGCCAAATTGGGCAATGTCGACTGCATGGCGATCGAATGCAGCCACCCCACACCGCGGCGGCAGTTCACGTATCATATGACTCGCGTCTATATTGATAAAAAATCCAAACTGCTCGTTCGCGTTGAACAGTACGGATGGCCCAGCCGCGCCGGACAACAACCGCCAATCGTCGAGGAATTCACCTACTCCGACATCAAGACCAACGTCGGACTCCGCGACGCCGATTTCGATCGCCGCAATCCTCAGTACAACTTCTAA
- a CDS encoding histone deacetylase — MPLLYTDPLFLEHKTGHHPECPERLSRVLASIDESDLNKRFTRPQFEAATGEQIARVHNSNYVQLVSKFAEKGGGRIEADTVVSPRSYDATRLACGAGVAAVNAVLTGDEIRAACLVRPPGHHALRHQAMGFCLFNNIAVAAKHAVEHHKLSRVLIVDWDVHHGNGTQATFYRSENVYFLSIHRHPFYPGTGTEDETGEGPGLGTTMNLPIEFGTSRDDYFSRFQIMIKDIAAQCRPELVLLSAGFDAHRLDPVGSLGLETHDYIMLTQLVADIANEYSDRRLISFLEGGYNLEILPDCVRVHLETLAGDAEGI, encoded by the coding sequence ATGCCTTTACTCTACACCGATCCTCTGTTTCTCGAACACAAAACCGGCCATCATCCGGAGTGCCCGGAGCGATTGTCGCGAGTTTTGGCGAGCATCGACGAATCAGATCTCAACAAGCGTTTTACGCGGCCCCAGTTCGAAGCAGCAACCGGAGAGCAAATTGCCCGCGTTCATAATTCAAACTATGTGCAGTTGGTTTCCAAGTTCGCCGAAAAGGGGGGCGGCCGTATCGAGGCCGATACCGTGGTCAGTCCCCGGTCGTACGACGCCACACGCTTAGCATGCGGCGCGGGAGTCGCCGCCGTGAATGCGGTACTAACCGGCGACGAAATCCGCGCGGCCTGTTTGGTGCGTCCCCCGGGACATCACGCCTTACGGCACCAGGCGATGGGATTTTGCCTGTTCAACAACATTGCCGTCGCTGCCAAGCACGCAGTGGAACATCACAAGCTGTCACGTGTATTGATCGTGGATTGGGATGTGCATCACGGCAACGGCACACAGGCGACGTTTTATCGTTCGGAAAATGTGTACTTTCTCTCCATCCATCGGCACCCGTTTTATCCAGGCACGGGAACCGAAGACGAGACCGGTGAGGGGCCCGGTCTGGGAACGACGATGAATTTGCCGATCGAATTCGGCACCTCACGCGATGATTATTTTTCTCGCTTCCAAATCATGATCAAAGACATCGCCGCCCAGTGCCGGCCGGAATTGGTGTTGCTCAGCGCCGGGTTCGACGCCCATCGGCTTGATCCGGTCGGTTCGCTGGGATTGGAGACCCACGACTACATCATGCTGACGCAACTGGTCGCCGACATCGCCAATGAATACTCTGATCGGCGGCTGATCAGTTTCCTCGAAGGAGGCTACAACCTGGAAATCCTCCCCGATTGTGTGCGCGTGCACCTTGAGACATTGGCCGGTGATGCAGAAGGTATTTGA
- a CDS encoding peptidase, translated as MTRKPATLTDPRPTAERPALTEVVSALTPLREEVLANLAMLAQIPAPTRGESQRTRYLLDRLVAAGLSEASSDAAGNAIGFLPGKTGLRTVMLVAHLGTPICHTTEQEVVVEADRIVGHGVADNSLGAAVMSMVPCCLKELGIALDSNLQLVGSVRSLKRDQNEGLRYVLDHAERPSDFGLVLEGIRLGRLTTFTTGTVRADIICNVTGGGGNALIALNRIIDRLLSIAMPTRPFTKIRLGQIKAGDLYHVEPDSGELGLEVLSDSSEELDRIVGEIEEIVAESTASTGIETRLDCIFRRGPGGIPFAHPLVKSVVDVMSQLDIQPTQDDRPSELSEFVAAGIPAVTLGITDGETRLRQPDFVMIEPILTGVAQIIGVLLEIDRGACDEH; from the coding sequence ATGACGCGAAAACCGGCAACTTTGACCGATCCGCGTCCCACTGCTGAGCGACCGGCATTGACCGAGGTGGTCAGCGCTCTCACACCGCTCCGTGAGGAAGTGCTGGCTAATCTGGCGATGTTGGCTCAGATCCCCGCTCCAACCCGGGGAGAATCACAGCGGACTCGCTATCTGCTCGATCGTCTTGTCGCTGCCGGCCTCTCCGAGGCGAGTTCGGATGCCGCAGGCAACGCGATCGGATTTTTACCGGGAAAAACGGGCCTCCGCACCGTGATGCTGGTCGCGCATTTGGGGACGCCGATTTGTCATACGACGGAGCAGGAGGTCGTTGTCGAGGCGGATCGCATTGTGGGCCACGGTGTGGCTGACAACTCGCTCGGCGCGGCGGTGATGTCCATGGTTCCTTGCTGTCTTAAGGAATTGGGCATCGCATTGGACTCGAACCTGCAACTCGTCGGCTCGGTCCGATCCCTAAAACGGGACCAGAATGAGGGACTGCGATACGTTCTTGATCACGCAGAACGGCCCAGTGACTTTGGACTGGTGTTGGAAGGCATCAGGCTGGGGCGGCTTACCACGTTCACGACCGGCACAGTTCGTGCAGACATCATCTGCAACGTCACTGGCGGGGGTGGAAACGCGTTGATTGCCTTGAATCGGATCATTGACCGGTTACTGTCGATCGCCATGCCGACGCGTCCGTTCACCAAGATCCGGTTGGGGCAAATCAAAGCGGGCGATTTATATCACGTGGAACCGGATTCCGGTGAGTTGGGACTGGAAGTCCTCAGCGATTCCAGCGAAGAGTTGGATCGCATTGTAGGTGAGATCGAAGAGATTGTTGCAGAATCCACAGCCAGCACCGGTATCGAGACCCGTCTGGATTGCATTTTCCGACGCGGACCGGGCGGAATCCCATTTGCACATCCGCTGGTGAAATCGGTGGTTGACGTGATGTCACAACTCGACATTCAACCCACCCAGGACGATCGTCCCTCCGAGCTGTCGGAATTCGTAGCTGCGGGGATCCCGGCGGTGACCTTGGGGATTACCGACGGCGAAACGCGTTTGCGCCAGCCCGATTTTGTGATGATCGAGCCGATTCTCACCGGCGTCGCCCAGATCATCGGCGTGCTGTTGGAAATCGATCGTGGGGCGTGCGACGAACATTAA
- a CDS encoding GspE/PulE family protein: protein MDSKSKERDIRQKALQQELGELVDVVGPGPLVDLLLERAFQLNATDVHFDPDEGGIRIRLRVDGLLHAILHVPAAQAAHMVSRIKLMGGMDITEKRLPQDGHISNLVMGTQRDIRVACGPTNYGERVVLRLMPGEQAFHRLDDLGFDDAQLPMLKRFLNIPYGMILTVGPVGAGKSTTMYGCLDELNDPSKSICTIEDPVERRMDGINQTQINTQIDFTFARALRMLLRQDPDVLMIGEIRDPETAQIGSRAGLAGTLVLSTLHANDTTSTFDVLRGFNVPPMVIADSVYCVITQRLLRKICQNCKVAYQPDEPQCEILGLDPAAAGTVEIFKGNGCDTCFGTGYLGRTAVFEVLGMDADLRRAVLHHKPRLDILQIAKEKGMETLEMAASRKVIAGQTSYEEMNRVLSAFPGE, encoded by the coding sequence ATGGATTCCAAAAGTAAAGAACGCGACATTCGCCAAAAAGCCTTGCAACAAGAACTAGGCGAGTTGGTGGATGTTGTCGGCCCCGGTCCGTTGGTCGATTTGCTGCTCGAACGCGCCTTTCAACTCAACGCCACCGATGTCCACTTCGATCCCGACGAAGGCGGAATCCGCATCCGACTCCGCGTCGATGGCCTGTTGCACGCCATTTTGCACGTCCCTGCGGCCCAGGCAGCGCATATGGTCTCACGCATCAAGCTGATGGGCGGCATGGATATCACCGAGAAACGTCTGCCGCAGGACGGCCATATTTCCAATCTGGTCATGGGCACTCAACGCGATATCCGTGTCGCCTGTGGACCCACCAATTACGGCGAACGGGTCGTGCTGCGTTTGATGCCCGGCGAACAGGCATTCCACCGCTTAGACGATCTCGGCTTCGATGACGCACAACTCCCCATGCTCAAACGGTTCCTGAACATTCCCTACGGTATGATTCTCACCGTCGGTCCCGTCGGAGCGGGCAAGAGTACGACCATGTACGGTTGCCTCGACGAATTGAACGATCCCAGCAAGTCGATCTGCACAATCGAAGACCCGGTGGAACGCCGGATGGATGGGATCAATCAGACGCAGATCAATACGCAAATCGATTTCACCTTCGCCCGTGCATTGCGGATGCTGTTGCGGCAAGATCCCGACGTGCTCATGATCGGCGAAATCCGCGACCCCGAAACCGCGCAAATCGGTTCACGAGCCGGACTGGCGGGAACATTGGTCCTCAGCACGCTGCACGCCAACGACACTACTTCCACGTTCGACGTGCTCCGCGGCTTCAACGTCCCACCGATGGTGATCGCCGATTCTGTGTATTGTGTCATCACGCAACGCCTGCTGCGAAAAATCTGCCAAAACTGCAAAGTCGCCTATCAGCCCGACGAACCGCAATGCGAAATCCTGGGACTTGACCCGGCAGCCGCCGGAACGGTGGAAATCTTCAAAGGCAATGGTTGTGATACCTGTTTCGGCACCGGTTACCTCGGACGGACCGCCGTCTTCGAGGTCCTGGGCATGGACGCCGACCTCCGCCGCGCCGTCCTGCATCACAAACCACGATTGGACATTCTGCAAATCGCCAAAGAAAAGGGGATGGAAACCCTGGAAATGGCAGCGTCCCGCAAAGTCATCGCCGGACAAACCAGCTACGAAGAAATGAACCGCGTCCTCTCCGCCTTCCCCGGCGAATAG
- a CDS encoding HEAT repeat domain-containing protein, translated as MNRVLNEETGISNRMVNTDDQPTMCLQLRRRSLRLAPILPIGAMAVVMSLAAAFGPAQLMAADGTPGDSVPAGSPATAEQDKPDSQLPYGYTPPSVIPPGASSDEEWVVQFGDGGKRATDNARRDFLSVFNRGNFESAEDRENFEKYIQWRLAQFTLRKYLTANPQQQQIGSMRSKWLRDVDRARKAGPTIFQAYVDTLVRETPKLFKYHMVARLNAAVLLAELNETPAEGNKPAVPLLAVTEPLLDFLGQQNQLGVVRVPAVRGLARVIRDGQPPEKIRDDIITAFVNELQNGDPKNDALATTIAEELGRLGIVNGSDRTPVVVNALTKTLADKKRGYRSRSEAAAALGRLSLDNTINVRLIAFEIAALAQEMATTFEKEAAEAQKNELNPNYVAWKKPFFNLYTAFKGDKRVNIERGHGLSNKDGLNGATKQTVNAAYGQVLPLILSILVEKPIEPKDQDAILQWLEANKPPSRKVHDSFKEIISDDQSQAPGTLSSATASNTEANN; from the coding sequence ATGAATCGAGTACTCAACGAAGAGACCGGAATTAGCAACCGCATGGTCAACACGGACGATCAACCGACTATGTGTTTACAACTCCGTCGCCGATCCCTCCGGCTGGCCCCGATTTTACCGATTGGTGCCATGGCGGTGGTGATGTCCCTCGCAGCCGCGTTCGGACCGGCGCAGCTGATGGCTGCCGACGGCACGCCGGGGGATTCTGTTCCGGCTGGAAGTCCCGCAACTGCAGAGCAGGATAAACCCGACTCGCAGTTACCATACGGGTATACCCCACCCTCGGTCATCCCGCCCGGCGCATCGAGCGATGAAGAATGGGTCGTGCAGTTTGGAGACGGAGGCAAACGCGCAACCGACAATGCACGACGAGACTTCCTCTCCGTGTTCAACCGAGGAAACTTCGAGTCCGCTGAAGACCGCGAAAACTTCGAAAAATACATTCAATGGCGTCTCGCGCAATTTACGTTGCGAAAGTATTTGACCGCCAACCCCCAACAGCAACAAATCGGGTCCATGCGTTCAAAATGGCTGCGGGACGTCGATCGCGCCCGTAAAGCGGGCCCAACCATCTTCCAGGCGTATGTCGATACCCTCGTGCGGGAAACCCCAAAGTTATTTAAATACCATATGGTTGCTCGGCTGAATGCGGCTGTGCTACTGGCCGAATTGAACGAGACTCCAGCAGAAGGTAACAAACCTGCCGTACCGTTATTGGCGGTGACTGAACCGCTGTTGGATTTTCTGGGACAGCAAAACCAACTCGGTGTCGTGCGTGTTCCCGCCGTACGGGGCCTTGCACGCGTGATCCGGGATGGTCAGCCCCCCGAAAAAATACGTGACGATATTATTACCGCTTTTGTCAATGAGCTGCAAAACGGCGATCCGAAAAACGACGCGCTCGCCACCACGATTGCCGAAGAACTCGGCAGATTGGGAATCGTCAATGGCAGTGATCGCACCCCGGTCGTCGTCAATGCCCTCACAAAAACCTTGGCGGATAAAAAGCGAGGCTATCGGTCTCGCAGCGAAGCCGCCGCTGCCCTGGGGCGACTCTCGCTGGACAACACGATCAACGTACGGCTGATCGCCTTCGAAATCGCCGCGCTCGCTCAAGAGATGGCCACCACTTTCGAGAAAGAGGCGGCCGAGGCACAGAAAAACGAACTGAATCCAAACTATGTCGCCTGGAAGAAACCGTTCTTCAACCTTTACACGGCATTTAAAGGGGACAAGCGGGTAAATATTGAGCGCGGACATGGCCTGAGTAACAAGGATGGCCTGAACGGGGCAACCAAACAAACAGTCAATGCAGCCTATGGTCAGGTTCTGCCGTTGATTCTTTCGATCCTTGTGGAGAAACCGATTGAACCCAAGGATCAGGATGCCATTTTGCAATGGCTAGAGGCGAACAAGCCGCCAAGTCGCAAAGTGCACGATTCCTTTAAGGAAATCATCAGCGACGATCAATCCCAGGCTCCCGGGACCCTCTCCAGTGCGACGGCAAGCAATACAGAAGCGAATAATTAA
- a CDS encoding FHA domain-containing serine/threonine-protein kinase, with amino-acid sequence MASQLLTNSFLELLEKSELLPPAQFNAVVRKFKLQEMPSGFEAAKTLVLNGVLSRFQADRLMQGRYRGFFIGNFKVLEILGVGGMGWVYTAEDLQSGRIVALKVLSEHHQHIVDMQARMKLEVRAGQKLDHPNIVHAYKAEHTGDVDFLVTEYVEGINLQEWSDLAGPTPFPQACDFICQAAAGLQHAHSNGLVHRDIKPSNLIVDKSGAVKILDFGLALTRNDEDEFSLAMIFGHDCLGTDDFIPPEQARESYAVDSRADLYSLGCTLYFLLSGRVPFPLKTTPEKLRAHLSKTPQPIGELVPSLPEPVIAAVEKLMAKDPGERFQSAAEVKAALEPFAERKLIPFDFPAILVERCKDAQRRVSALKQRRRKIAEASSSSSMARRMMLDSSNQHLQAGVDTGVPGETRPRRSAVSLVNPLDSYTASKISSNDMKAKSRPQQGTQPFPTSKPQSTTSATFAPAYLTSQAGGRPIKLYQPYLVVGRDEGCDISIDGAGVSGRHCEFRCDGQQWTVTDLGSKNGIQINGQSVQSHAIQSGDELTFGKLQRFRFMTTAQQPQPARITWPAIVASLAVGAAAATAWWWFLAR; translated from the coding sequence ATGGCGTCGCAGCTTCTGACAAACTCGTTTTTGGAGTTGCTCGAAAAGAGCGAATTGCTGCCACCCGCACAATTCAATGCGGTGGTGCGCAAGTTCAAGCTTCAAGAAATGCCATCGGGGTTCGAAGCCGCTAAGACTTTGGTGCTCAACGGGGTGCTCTCGCGATTTCAGGCAGACCGCTTGATGCAGGGCCGCTATCGTGGCTTTTTCATCGGCAACTTCAAGGTCCTGGAAATCCTCGGTGTCGGTGGGATGGGCTGGGTCTATACGGCTGAGGACCTGCAATCGGGCCGCATCGTCGCACTCAAAGTGCTTTCCGAGCACCATCAGCATATTGTCGATATGCAGGCTCGCATGAAGCTGGAAGTCCGTGCCGGCCAAAAGCTCGATCACCCCAACATCGTCCACGCCTACAAGGCCGAACACACCGGCGACGTCGACTTTCTCGTCACCGAATATGTCGAGGGAATCAATCTGCAGGAATGGTCAGACCTGGCCGGTCCCACTCCGTTTCCGCAGGCATGTGATTTTATTTGCCAGGCCGCGGCTGGTTTGCAACATGCTCACAGCAACGGACTGGTGCACCGCGATATCAAGCCCTCGAACTTGATCGTTGACAAGTCAGGGGCAGTGAAGATTTTAGACTTCGGTTTGGCACTAACCCGCAACGACGAAGACGAATTTTCGTTGGCGATGATTTTCGGACATGATTGTTTGGGAACCGACGACTTCATCCCGCCGGAACAAGCCCGCGAAAGTTATGCGGTCGATTCCCGTGCCGACCTTTATAGCCTGGGGTGCACACTGTATTTTCTGCTCAGCGGTCGGGTGCCGTTTCCACTCAAGACCACGCCGGAAAAACTACGTGCGCACCTGAGCAAAACACCACAGCCGATTGGCGAACTCGTACCGTCGCTCCCCGAACCGGTCATCGCCGCCGTTGAAAAGTTGATGGCCAAAGATCCCGGTGAACGGTTTCAATCCGCTGCCGAGGTCAAAGCCGCGCTCGAGCCATTCGCCGAACGCAAACTGATTCCGTTCGATTTTCCGGCCATACTTGTCGAGCGTTGCAAGGACGCGCAGCGCCGGGTCTCTGCACTGAAGCAGCGGCGGCGAAAAATCGCCGAAGCGAGTTCCTCAAGTTCAATGGCGCGACGGATGATGTTGGACTCCTCGAATCAGCACCTGCAAGCGGGAGTCGACACCGGGGTGCCCGGCGAAACGCGACCGCGGCGCTCTGCCGTATCACTCGTCAACCCGCTGGACTCGTATACCGCTTCAAAAATTTCCTCCAATGACATGAAAGCCAAGTCCAGGCCGCAGCAAGGCACGCAACCGTTTCCTACGTCCAAGCCGCAGTCGACCACATCAGCCACATTTGCTCCGGCTTATTTGACATCCCAAGCCGGCGGCCGCCCCATCAAACTCTATCAACCGTATCTGGTGGTTGGCCGTGACGAAGGTTGCGACATCTCAATCGACGGAGCGGGTGTTTCCGGCCGGCATTGCGAATTTCGCTGTGATGGCCAGCAGTGGACGGTGACCGATCTGGGCAGTAAAAACGGCATCCAAATCAACGGACAATCGGTCCAGTCCCACGCAATCCAATCCGGCGATGAACTCACCTTCGGCAAGTTGCAGCGGTTCCGCTTTATGACCACCGCCCAGCAGCCTCAGCCGGCCCGCATTACTTGGCCGGCCATCGTAGCCAGCCTCGCAGTCGGAGCCGCCGCCGCAACCGCCTGGTGGTGGTTCCTGGCACGGTAG